The genome window CGGACGACGGTGGATTCGCGCTTGTCGCCACGTTCGAGACCATGCCCGCGTTCGAGCCCGCGGATTACAACGGCATCGCCACCCGGCGCGTTCGCGTCGCGGTGACGGACGACGAGCTGGAGCAGCAGCTCGAACACCTGGCCTCGCACAAGGCGGTGATGGAGCCGATCGACCCGCCGCGCCCCGCCGCGATCGGCGATTTCGTGGAGATCGATTTTGTCACGCGCACCGGCGAAACGCCGCCCGACGCCGAGCCTCAGAAGATCGAAAACCACCTGATCGAGCTCACGCCCGACGGCGGATTCATGCCGCCGGGCTTCAACGATGCGATCGCCGGGATGACGCCGGGCGAATCGAAGTCGTTCGACCTCGCCTTCGGCGACGACGCCGGGCGCCCGCACCTGCGGGGGCGGTCGTTCCATTTCGACGTGGACCTGAAAGCGGTGAAAAAGCGCGTCGTGCCCGATGTGGATGACGAGCTGGCGCGCGATTTCGGATTCGAGAGCCTGGACGAGCTGCGCCGCATCCAGAAGCAGCACCTGGAGACCGACAAGCGCCGCCGGCTTCGCGGGCGCGACCGGCAATATCTCCTCGACGCCCTGCTCGCCAAAAACGACGTGCCCGCGCCGGACATCATCGTGCGCCGGCAGATGGAAAGCATGAAGGCACGGATGCGTCAGGATCTGGCGCAGTCCGGCATGCCCGGCCACGAGGCCGACATGCTCGCCGGCGAGGCCATGCCCGAGCAGAAGGAAAACGCCGTCCGCGAGGTGAAGGCGCTCCTGCTTTTCGACGCGATTGCCGAAAAGGAGAATATCGCCGTTTCCGACGAGGAGGTGCGGCGGCACATCGAGGAGTCGGCCACGCGCATGAATCGCTCCGCGGCCGAAATCGCCGCTTTTTACCAGAAGGAAGGCCTGCTCGACGACCTGAAAAGCCGTCTTCGCGACGAGAAGGTTCTTGATTTTCTGCTCGACAACGCTAACGTGGATTGGATCGACCCCGAGGACGACGAAAACGCGTCCGAAACGGACGACGATTTGGCCTAACGCGGCGAATAGCGCCCGGCCCGGCCCGGGGAACGGCGTCGATGAAGGAAGGCGGCAGGATGCTCATTCCGATGGTCATCGAGACCACGAACCGCGGCGAGCGGGCGTACGACATTTATTCGCGCCTGCTCAAGGACCGCGTCATCATGGTCGGATCACCGATCGACGACCAGGTCGCGAACCTCATCATCGCGCAAATGCTTTTCCTCGAAAGCGAGGATCCGGACGCGGACATCTTCTTCTACGTCAACTCGCCCGGCGGCTCGGTGACGGCCGGCCTTGCGATTTACGACACGATGCAATTCATCCGCCCCGATGTTTCGACAATCTGCATGGGGCAGGCGTTCTCAATGGGTTCGTTCCTTCTGGCCGCGGGCGCCAAGGGCAAGCGATTCGCGTTGCCGCACTCGCGCATCATGATCCATCAGCCGATCGGCGGGGCGCGCGGACAAGCGTCGGACATCGACATCCACGCGCGCGAAATCCTGAAACTCGCCGAGGAGCTGGCGCGTATCATGGCCAAGCACACCGGGCAGAGCGTCAAGAAGATCAAGGCCGACTCCGACCGCGATTTTTTCATGAGCGCGGAGGAGGGCGTCGGCTATGGCATCGTCGATCAGGTCCTGACGCACCGGCCCGCCGACGAGCCGGTGGAGAGCGACGGCAAGCCGTCGAAG of bacterium contains these proteins:
- the tig gene encoding trigger factor; this encodes MDVKVEAISPVKKRVSITVEPERVRKARASIVTTLKKQVQMRGFRPGKTPASLIERRYGDAIDEQLRDDLLREGLQEANKDGELRIIAEPEIESADPSDDGGFALVATFETMPAFEPADYNGIATRRVRVAVTDDELEQQLEHLASHKAVMEPIDPPRPAAIGDFVEIDFVTRTGETPPDAEPQKIENHLIELTPDGGFMPPGFNDAIAGMTPGESKSFDLAFGDDAGRPHLRGRSFHFDVDLKAVKKRVVPDVDDELARDFGFESLDELRRIQKQHLETDKRRRLRGRDRQYLLDALLAKNDVPAPDIIVRRQMESMKARMRQDLAQSGMPGHEADMLAGEAMPEQKENAVREVKALLLFDAIAEKENIAVSDEEVRRHIEESATRMNRSAAEIAAFYQKEGLLDDLKSRLRDEKVLDFLLDNANVDWIDPEDDENASETDDDLA
- the clpP gene encoding ATP-dependent Clp endopeptidase proteolytic subunit ClpP, with the translated sequence MKEGGRMLIPMVIETTNRGERAYDIYSRLLKDRVIMVGSPIDDQVANLIIAQMLFLESEDPDADIFFYVNSPGGSVTAGLAIYDTMQFIRPDVSTICMGQAFSMGSFLLAAGAKGKRFALPHSRIMIHQPIGGARGQASDIDIHAREILKLAEELARIMAKHTGQSVKKIKADSDRDFFMSAEEGVGYGIVDQVLTHRPADEPVESDGKPSK